One genomic window of Corynebacterium pseudotuberculosis includes the following:
- a CDS encoding ABC transporter permease, with protein sequence MFLGLRDIRSAGGRFALIASVVGLITLLIVMLTGLTQGLGARNTAALEYLAKDGAKFVFTAPTGEASFSSSEISQEILDKWKDAAGAENVTPVGVNQTRIESNDRADSAAVMGLPVGTSVEGSSETIGEGALVPKSIADKIEVAAGDTLNIGGVAVKVDGVVEDTYYSHSSVVWVNSEVWKKESHSPGIATLLLVRGDAQPQDMKNEQVTDLKGAFDALASYKSEQSSLKNMQGFLYAISALVTISFLTVWTLQRTRDIAVLTALGASKGYLLKDAIGQAAIVLAMGVIAGAGIGALLGWIVSQAVPFEVSVLSVLGPAAAIWLLGLVGSFVAVRNVTKVDPHIALGAAA encoded by the coding sequence ATGTTTCTCGGTTTACGTGATATTCGTTCAGCGGGCGGTCGCTTCGCTTTGATTGCCTCTGTGGTGGGCTTGATCACTCTTTTGATCGTGATGCTTACTGGTTTGACGCAGGGGCTGGGCGCGCGGAATACCGCGGCGCTGGAATACTTGGCCAAAGATGGTGCCAAATTTGTTTTTACCGCCCCTACAGGCGAGGCCTCATTTAGTTCTTCGGAGATAAGCCAGGAGATCCTGGATAAGTGGAAAGACGCTGCTGGCGCGGAGAATGTGACTCCAGTAGGTGTGAACCAGACGCGAATTGAATCAAATGATAGAGCCGATTCTGCAGCTGTGATGGGGCTTCCCGTGGGGACCTCGGTAGAAGGCTCGTCTGAAACGATAGGTGAAGGTGCTCTTGTACCTAAGTCCATTGCAGACAAGATTGAGGTCGCGGCGGGAGACACCCTCAATATCGGTGGCGTTGCCGTAAAAGTGGACGGTGTAGTGGAAGATACGTACTACAGCCACTCCTCTGTGGTTTGGGTGAATTCTGAGGTCTGGAAGAAAGAAAGCCACAGCCCCGGAATTGCTACGCTGCTCCTCGTACGCGGTGATGCTCAGCCGCAGGACATGAAGAATGAGCAGGTCACTGACCTCAAGGGAGCATTTGATGCTCTGGCTTCTTATAAGTCTGAGCAGTCCTCGCTTAAGAATATGCAGGGATTCCTCTACGCAATTTCTGCTTTGGTTACTATTTCCTTCCTCACCGTATGGACGCTGCAGCGCACCCGCGATATTGCAGTTTTGACTGCCTTGGGTGCGTCCAAGGGATACCTACTTAAGGATGCGATCGGTCAAGCGGCAATCGTTCTTGCGATGGGTGTTATCGCTGGCGCTGGTATCGGAGCGCTCCTGGGGTGGATTGTTTCTCAGGCCGTACCGTTTGAGGTGTCTGTGTTGAGTGTTCTTGGTCCGGCAGCAGCAATTTGGCTGCTTGGTTTAGTGGGATCGTTTGTGGCGGTCCGAAATGTTACTAAGGTTGATCCGCATATTGCGCTAGGAGCTGCAGCATGA
- a CDS encoding ABC transporter ATP-binding protein: MIPVLSLEKASVVYPDGSSTVTALDAVDLEVRSGELLALVGESGSGKSTLLSVAGALQTPTSGTVMVAGQDIQTLDDAGRAKLRREKIGFVFQQANLLGSLNAREQLLVTDHVRGIRGSKLRARYDRADELLARVGLEGKENRKIAQLSGGQRQRVNIARALMGNPALLLADEPTSALDRRMSVEIVSLLSEITKEFDVATVMVTHDLSQLSYADNVVELIDGARKD; this comes from the coding sequence ATGATTCCCGTTCTCTCTCTTGAAAAAGCCAGTGTTGTTTATCCCGATGGTTCGTCTACGGTTACGGCATTGGATGCCGTTGACCTGGAAGTTCGTTCTGGGGAGTTGCTTGCGTTGGTAGGCGAATCCGGCTCCGGTAAGTCCACGTTGCTGTCTGTGGCGGGGGCACTCCAAACTCCGACTTCGGGCACGGTAATGGTTGCAGGGCAAGATATTCAAACCTTGGATGATGCCGGTCGTGCCAAGTTGCGTCGTGAGAAGATCGGTTTTGTTTTCCAGCAGGCAAACCTTCTTGGTTCTCTCAATGCTCGGGAGCAGCTTTTGGTCACGGATCACGTACGTGGTATACGCGGCTCAAAGCTACGGGCTCGTTATGATCGTGCTGATGAGCTGCTGGCGCGCGTGGGCCTTGAAGGCAAGGAAAACCGTAAGATTGCGCAGCTTTCTGGTGGTCAGCGGCAACGTGTGAATATTGCACGTGCTCTCATGGGGAATCCTGCACTCTTGCTCGCCGATGAGCCTACCTCCGCATTGGACCGCCGCATGAGCGTGGAAATTGTGTCTTTGCTTTCTGAGATCACTAAGGAGTTTGATGTGGCCACGGTGATGGTGACCCACGATTTGAGCCAGCTTTCTTATGCCGACAACGTTGTGGAGCTTATCGACGGCGCCCGTAAAGACTAA